AACAGGTCTCAAAAATAAAAGCATCTTACTCGATTAATCCAACATCAACAAACTACAGCACGTTCAAAAACCACTATTAAAGTTATCCATTCAAAACCTATCAGAACgagaaaattaataaatttagtaAGCCTTCAgctatattatttttgttacattTCGATCAACCAAATTTTGAACACAGATATTAGTATAGCCAGTCCCCGCTGTGGAACGGAAATACGAGGACTCCAAAACAACTAGCAAGATCCCGCATCAAACTACAACCTCCAAAGTATAAATGAAAGAAGTATAAATGAAGGAAGCGCAACAGGACTAAAAAGATAGAGAAAGACACAAAACAAACACCTAAAAAACCACATATACAGAACACAACAGGATAATCCACGAACAACTAGTCAAGAACCTGTCACCAGTTCAAGAATCACGACTCACCCGTCTTCCCTCACCAGTCGCGGATACTAAATCAATTATAGATCTTAAAACATCCCCCGAAATAACGATAGATCGAACAGAAAACGAATACAGGCACCAAAGAAAATGAGAATTGGGGGCCAAAAAAACATACTCATCTGTTCAGGCGTGGAGAACTGGCGGCGGCCGGTGGGCTTGCCCTTGAACTTCCCTCTTCCCATTTCAGCACGTGTGCTCTCCTCGATCCAAAGAGAAGGATTCCTTATCTGCTTAATAATCAAGCAGAAAACAAATTCACGGCCCTTTGGATTCAAGAAGCTAGCAGATTCGAATGGTTTATTCTCTCTCCCTTTAACTGAATCGAATTCCCCTTTCTGTGAAaccttttctgtataatttgtttaCCCCCACTCCCAGGTTCGGTCGACCCTATCCCTGCGGGCAATGCCCTGCCGGatcgatccaacggctcggatttttccgagtcaaatttttttttttttacagggagttgagcccggatcactcatgtggagtgatccgggccgttcattgcccgtgcaggcaGTAGTGCAGACACTGCCTGCACGggtaggttgaaacaaaccCACTCCCAGCACCTTAAAAGAATTTTCAATATAATTGTTCAATAAATATTTAGCAACGACTGATGTGAGACGGTATTacgagttgtattttgtgagacggatcttttatttgggtcatccatgaaaaatattattttttatattaagcgtattactttttattatgaatatcggtaaggttgacccgtctcacagctaaagattcgtgagaccgtttcacaaaaacttactctaaatatttttatcattttcaagacttgcaacatataataaatttttatcattttcaagacttgcaacatataataattatttttgttcatAGATCAGGTTATATTAGATATCaaactcacaaaattgactttaTGATCATAAGACGGTTTCACAAgagttttttatttatttaatattaacttATAGACAATTGTTTTAGAACAATCGGTAAAAAGatattaagaaaaatttataatataagtaacaaaagataaaatattacaaatttcaTCGGAATATATTACATAACTAAGCTCGTACAAGCTTCAAGCTCATAAAGCCaacaaaaatttttataaacagCTCCAGTAATTTAATTCGACCACATTTGAATCACTCCGCTTgtgaaataaatgatttaatgtGAGATTTCTTAAGGAGTGTTTATCGAATAGGATTAGTGTACAGAAATTGAGTGTTAAAATTATAGTGTTCCGAGTGAAATGTTTTGTATTCTCATTGGAAGATTTAGAATGAACGTTGCTCAATTTTGGAGTGGACTATTATAAATTTTGATGTTCATCATATTTAATTGTTGATATTACTTATGATGTTCCGCTGCAATATTATCTCAAACATTCCATGATAACCCAACAGATTTTAGTTATTAAATTGTGATTCTTgaaatataatcaaaatataggAATTATTCTTCAACCCAAACTTACAAAAAATGTTTCATAAACACTTTTGTTAATGAAAAGATAAGAAATCTGCAAATAGTTGCTGAAGATCTAATATCGATCCAGTTTATATTGATGCCAATATTCGATATATTATTCCAAAAGACCTCTCAACTTCTCAACAAATCGATccatataagaattttcaagccCCTCTTCCCCCAACAAGAAATCCTTCCATTTTGCATGGTTGGCTCGTATTTCATTTCCAATTTCACTGTCATTATCCATCGCCAATCTTATAGCCTTCGCCACACCATCTTTTGTGAACAAACCACTATCATCTCCTTTCTCAACCTCCACACCAACTCTTAAATCTGCAGCCATAAATCTTGCATTCATGATTTGGTCTCCCATCTGCGGGATCAGCACCAGTTGACACTCGCTGACCATGGCTTCAGATAAAGAACCCGACCCGCAATGCGTAACGAAGCATCCAACAGAAGGGTGTGCTAGAATCATTTGTTGCTGCACCCAACCTCCATGAACGGCCCCTATTTTCTCTGTTCTTTCTTGAAAGCCTTCTGGTAAAGCCTCTTGTATTGTATCTGCTCCAATGGGTGGTTTTAGTGCAGCAAAAAATGGATATCCTGAGAGCTCGATCCCCAATATCAGTTCTTGAAATTGATCCATTTTCAATCTTGCTTCGCTCCCAAGTGCACAGAAGATCGCTGTTTTTGGCTTGAATTGGTCCAACCATTTTGCCCATTTTTCGTCTAGAGAGGAAGATGGTGGCTTCGGCAAAACCGGGCCGGCTAGAAAAACAggtttcttgaattttttttcaagaaaatcacAATACTTACCTTCCATTTCGCTGCAGGATTTGAATCCAATGGCGTCGCACTCTTCAACTGACTTGATCATACGTTGAACATACGTCATCCCGCTGGAAAATTCTTTCATATTGTTGATGGTACTCACAACACGAGCTTCGTGTGTGTAAATCTTGATCCCTGTTGTAGGAAAACCAAGTGGAGGATCCATCAAAGCTTCTACCGTAGATTCATCTCGAAACAGATATGCAACAGCCAGAGGGCTAATGGTGCAATAGTGGACGGATTTCATTCCTAACCTGCGGGTTAAATCCGGCAACCAGTGGGTAAAATCGAAGAACACGAAATGGGGCTTGAGTTCCTGGAGAAGAGATTCAATGGCTGATTCTGTAAGATCCATGGCATGACGAAGAAGTGAATACAGAGGAAAAGGGACTTCTGAGCTGGTTTCAGTCCCATGGGGCAGGCCTTCAACGTGAGGCACGGTTACAGGTATGAAACTTATGGAATCCGGGTAAAGATTGAATTTTTCTAATCTGGACTGTGTTTTCTCTGGCAGGATGAAGAAAATTTTGTGGCCTTTCTCtgcaaatttgtttgagatgtGAAGGAATGAGGTGAGATGCCCCATTGCGAACCATGGATACATGACAAGTCCTAGGCTGTTTTCACCCATAGTAAGGTTTCAAGAAAAtctgcaaaaaaaaataaaaaataaaaaatcctcGTGAAATTGATGCTCTCTACTTGAGAGTACCTTCTGGAATTACTGAGAAAATTTCATATTTCACACAAATGATATTATAAATCCAGCAATGATTTTTGTTCGAGTTGTGCTGAAATTATCCTTGAATCGCTCAACTGCCGTTGAAGAGATCAAACTTAGTTAATTCGTTTATGCATCTGAAAAAAAGGTCAATGACATTTGAAATTAGTGGAGTACCCATAAAATCGGGGTAAGATGGATCGAGTGGAGGATTTAATGTATTTTAGGGCGAGATAAATATGGATAGGTAAAAACAACCTATGCAACAATGTGTTAGAACTTGATCtgtattttcttttcaaagcaACAGGTGAAAATTAGTTTCCAGTATGGGTAGATGGCAAAACATGCATGGCTACTATCGTATTCATGAGGTTTGGCTGTAGAGTCATAATAATTGAATGCCCGAATTTGAAAAACCTTGTGAAAGTCGATTCACAAATTTTGAGATAACTCTCGAGTCTTTGTTTTTATTACAATAAAATGGAACGGAACATTAATGGGAAGTGAAAAGGATTGAGAATCTTGGCAAGTTATACTGTCTCATGTATACCTAGACCGATGAATGGTGATCTTGagcaataaatttaaaaaaagatttaaaataaaagcatATGAAAAGTAATTGATTTTACATGATAATTACTTgtcatttaaaaaattcaaaatatacacAAAAATACATTGCCAAAAGAAGAGGGACTAGGACAAATTATCCATACAATTGGCACCAAAAGTGCAAATGTAAATGTACAAAGTCGAGAAATGATGCATTAGGATAGCCAGTTTggtatatgtgtatatatatatatatatatatagctgtTTATCTAGAAGTTAAATTGGTCCAAGTCATCTATAGGCTGTAAGTAGATGACAACAAAACCCATGACGACAAGTAAATAAAGACTTCACCACTTGCTCGACAACCGGGTGAAATGAAGGACAGTGTCCCTTATTCATGTTGCATTCATCAAATAACTCGATCATGTCAAGTAGTACCCGTTCATATTGTCAACAAGATAATCGTATGGTGAACCTTTTGAATAATCAAGTACTTCAACTGGGCTTGACAATTGGTTTGATGCAGAATAAATGTTTCCAGTTCCATCCTTCACACAGGCTTTCCCCCTCCCCTTAACCATGCGCGGCTTTTCATTAGGAAATTCAGCTGTCAGCCTACCCATTTGCTTTTGCAGATCAGCAACAGAATCATTAGTTAGCTTCCCCTTGGGACTTTTCTTCCCGTCTACACGCTTAACTTCCAATCTGTATAATGCGCATGAATCATActtgttaatttcatattcatagAGGTGCCACTCGAAATTTTCCATCGGTTGCGGGTCCATATAGTAGGATCTCTTCAAACCTCTAAATTCATTCATCACTTGTTTCCTTGACTCGTGCCAGCCCCTCCCATTGTAGTCTGGCAAAGATCGTTGCTTTCTATTACCACTTTCAAAGGCTCTACGTGGCTTATCAAAAAATAGCCACTCTCTGATCGTTTCACCATCCAAAACGATAAGATCAAAGAGTTCTGGTTTACATAGAAG
The sequence above is a segment of the Primulina tabacum isolate GXHZ01 chromosome 6, ASM2559414v2, whole genome shotgun sequence genome. Coding sequences within it:
- the LOC142548937 gene encoding cyanidin 3-O-galactoside 2''-O-xylosyltransferase FGGT1-like, yielding MGENSLGLVMYPWFAMGHLTSFLHISNKFAEKGHKIFFILPEKTQSRLEKFNLYPDSISFIPVTVPHVEGLPHGTETSSEVPFPLYSLLRHAMDLTESAIESLLQELKPHFVFFDFTHWLPDLTRRLGMKSVHYCTISPLAVAYLFRDESTVEALMDPPLGFPTTGIKIYTHEARVVSTINNMKEFSSGMTYVQRMIKSVEECDAIGFKSCSEMEGKYCDFLEKKFKKPVFLAGPVLPKPPSSSLDEKWAKWLDQFKPKTAIFCALGSEARLKMDQFQELILGIELSGYPFFAALKPPIGADTIQEALPEGFQERTEKIGAVHGGWVQQQMILAHPSVGCFVTHCGSGSLSEAMVSECQLVLIPQMGDQIMNARFMAADLRVGVEVEKGDDSGLFTKDGVAKAIRLAMDNDSEIGNEIRANHAKWKDFLLGEEGLENSYMDRFVEKLRGLLE